A DNA window from Malus domestica chromosome 12, GDT2T_hap1 contains the following coding sequences:
- the LOC114820071 gene encoding light-inducible protein CPRF2-like — protein sequence MDRVFSVEEEMSDLLWSSTAPPDNGGADDDNLSKLNRSASEWAFQRFLQEASSYSPSPSPTPPPPPHPSSSSSTAHHHDQNDVEEIKMINAHHHNATHTHYNNMRPPNVTVDSDEYRAFLKTKLDLACAAVAMSREGSLVKAQESAVLADSGSHASSTSQLGSEAPSKGAGYDISRSNDKNAHAPLGVIPSLPSTKYRSAIPVRQATSGSSREMTDDEEAEGETAMNENMDPADVKRVRRMLSNRESARRSRRRKQAHVTDLEGQVSQLRVENSSLLKRLTDSDKKYNEVAVDNRVLKADIETLRAKVTMAEEMVKRFTGSNPMFHAMSEVSSIGMPPFDGSPSEASIDAAVPEQDDPNHHFFQPASNNPIPTHDPRVKNDSADVPSVENVQKNSAATSSADVSGNKMGRTPSLQRVASLEHLQKRIRGGNPSNWEQ from the exons atggataGGGTGTTTTCAGTGGAGGAGGAAATGTCCGACCTGCTGTGGTCTTCCACAGCGCCGCCGGACAATGGCGGAGCAGACGACGACAACTTGTCTAAGTTGAACCGGAGTGCATCGGAGTGGGCCTTCCAGCGTTTTCTCCAAGAAGCTTCTTCCTACTCCCCCTCGCCATCGCCGACGCCGCCGCCACCTCcgcatccttcttcttcttcttctacagCTCACCATCACGACCAAAACGACGTTGAAGAGATTAAGATGATCAATGCCCACCACCATAACGCCACTCACACTCACTACAACAATATGCGGCCGCCTAATGTCACCGTCGATTCCGATGAGTACCGGGCGTTCCTGAAGACCAAGCTCGACCTCGCCTGCGCCGCCGTGGCTATGTCGCGGGAG GGATCGTTGGTGAAAGCACAAGAATCTGCGGTTTTAGCTGACAGCGGATCACACGCTTCAAGTACTTCACAACTCGGATCTGAAGCCCCTTCGAAAG GAGCTGGGTATGATATATCCAGGTCAAATGATAAGAATGCTCATGCACCACTTGGTGTCATTCCTTCGTTACCTTCGACGAAATATAGATCCGCTATCCCAGTAAGGCAGGCAACTAGCGGATCATCGAGAGAAATGACAGACGATGAGGAAGCTGAAGGTGAAACTGCAATGAATGAGAATATGGACCCTGCTGATGTCAAACGCGTGAGGAG AATGCTGTCTAATAGAGAGTCAGCTAGACGCTCGAGAAGAAGAAAGCAGGCACATGTGACTGATCTTGAGGGACAG GTATCTCAATTAAGAGTCGAGAACTCCTCTCTGTTGAAGCGTCTGACTGATTCGGACAAGAAGTACAACGAAGTGGCAGTTGACAATAGAGTTTTAAAAGCTGATATCGAAACATTGAGAGCAAAG GTAACGATGGCTGAGGAGATGGTGAAAAGATTTACTGGGTCGAACCCCATGTTCCACGCTATGTCAGAGGTGTCATCAATCGGCATGCCACCATTTGATGGAAGCCCTTCAGAGGCATCAATAGACGCTGCTGTTCCGGAGCAAGATGACCCAAATCATCACTTCTTTCAACCTGCTTCTAATAACCCTATACCAACTCATGACCCGAGAGTCAAGAATGATTCTGCAGACGTTCCTTCCGTTGAAAATGTGCAGAAGAATTCTGCAGCAACATCATCAGCAGATGTGTCGGGGAACAAGATGGGACGAACACCTTCCCTTCAGCGAGTTGCTAGCTTAGAGCATCTGCAAAAGCGGATAAGGGGCGGAAACCCCTCCAATTGGGAGCAGTAG
- the LOC114820070 gene encoding pentatricopeptide repeat-containing protein At3g18970: protein MHHLPRARALSLLNLNLNLKSTHQLKKIHAQLITNGLKSPSLHAKLIQQYSALSSPKSTNLYARLVFQHFQEPNLFLLNTLIRCSQPRDSLLVFANWVSKSTLVFDDSTYIFVLGACARLPSVPTLLLGRQIHGRIVKHDVVSNISVPTTLIHYYGSNEDVVSARNVFDEMPVRSCVTWNAMITGYCSQRVSARDALVLFRDMLDDVCGVKPTDTTMVCVLSAASQLGVLETGACVHGYVEKTMCVPDNDVFMGTGLVDMYSKCGCVDSAFSVFKRMKEKNVLTWTAMATGLAIHGKGNEALELLDVMQGSGIKPNAVTFTGLLSACCHSGLVEEGLHLFHLMKSKFDVVPRMQHYGCIVDMLSRGGHLKEAYEFIVGMPVEPDAVLWRSLLSACNLHGDVAMGEKVGKKLLCVQFTQSYVDSTPKSEDYVALSNVYAFAERWEDVEMVRQEMKVKGIENKAGWSSVQTSSH from the coding sequence ATGCACCATCTCCCAAGAgccagagctctctctctcctaaacctaaacctaaacctaaaATCCACGCACCAACTCAAAAAAATCCATGCCCAATTAATCACCAATGGCCTCAAATCTCCCTCCCTCCATGCCAAACTCATCCAGCAATACTCTGCCTTATCATCCCCAAAAAGCACCAACCTTTATGCCCGTTTGGTATTCCAACACTTTCAAGAACCAAACTTGTTCCTCCTAAACACTTTGATCAGATGCTCCCAACCCAGAGATTCACTTCTTGTTTTTGCCAATTGGGTTTCTAAATCAACCTTAGTTTTTGATGATTCTACTTACATTTTTGTTCTTGGAGCTTGTGCTAGATTGCCTTCAGTTCCAACGTTGTTACTAGGCAGACAGATACATGGTCGGATTGTGAAACATGATGTCGTATCAAATATTTCGGTGCCAACAACGTTAATACATTATTATGGTAGTAATGAAGATGTTGTTTCGGCACGGaatgtgtttgatgaaatgcctgTGAGAAGTTGTGTTACGTGGAACGCAATGATCACGGGGTATTGTTCGCAAAGAGTGAGTGCCCGCGATGCGTTGGTGTTGTTTCGGGACATGTTGGATGATGTTTGTGGGGTGAAACCTACGGATACTACAATGGTTTGTGTTCTTTCTGCGGCGTCTCAGCTAGGTGTGTTGGAAACGGGGGCTTGTGTACATGGTTATGTGGAGAAGACAATGTGTGTTCCTGACAATGATGTGTTTATGGGGACTGGCCTTGTTGATATGTACTCGAAATGCGGATGTGTTGATAGCGCTTTCTCCGTTTTCAAGCGAATGAAAGAGAAGAATGTATTGACTTGGACAGCAATGGCGACCGGGCTAGCCATTCACGGCAAGGGAAATGAAGCATTGGAGCTTTTGGATGTAATGCAGGGTTCTGGAATAAAACCCAATGCAGTGACTTTCACCGGCTTGCTTTCGGCTTGTTGCCATTCAGGTCTCGTTGAAGAAGGCCTCCATTTGTTCCATTTGATGAAGAGCAAGTTTGATGTCGTGCCTCGGATGCAACATTATGGCTGCATTGTCGACATGCTTAGCCGCGGAGGGCACTTGAAAGAAGCCTATGAGTTTATAGTAGGGATGCCAGTTGAACCTGATGCCGTCTTGTGGAGGAGTTTGCTAAGTGCTTGCAATCTCCATGGGGATGTTGCAATGGGAGAGAAGGTGGGGAAGAAGCTGCTCTGTGTACAGTTCACACAGAGTTACGTGGATTCAACTCCAAAGAGTGAGGACTATGTAGCATTGTCGAACGTTTATGCTTTTGCTGAAAGGTGGGAGGATGTGGAGATGGTAAGACAGGAAATGAAGGTTAAGGGAATCGAAAACAAAGCCGGTTGGAGTTCGGTTCAAACTTCAAGCCATTAG